A stretch of Vicia villosa cultivar HV-30 ecotype Madison, WI unplaced genomic scaffold, Vvil1.0 ctg.002681F_1_1, whole genome shotgun sequence DNA encodes these proteins:
- the LOC131639525 gene encoding uncharacterized protein LOC131639525: MDNNVTVNQGATRRTHTYTFHREGMVQLGQLGELVTGHNETVFSDNYGNILSLLYSRVDEWALSTLLQFYDPDIRCFTFSDYQLAPTLEEYSCLLNIKIQHRVPFVCVPEKPRLDYIANALYLSLGDVHDNWKKNGDTHGFYMSFLVEKAQEFADKGIWEAFNAILAALIYGIVMFPNIHKFVDLAAICLFMDKNPIPTLLADTYYSIHSRHGKRGAIRGCLPLLYKWFKSHLPASGPFVTSTQKWSQRIMGLTANDIVWYQFRTGISEVIIRCGNFGNVPLIGTKGCINYNPILALRQLGYTMKSGPSDREIYQSVYFERGADPVALEEIRKAWNNIHIGERSTLGAKNAIAMEPYTDWVKERVKTLLLPFPRVPLLYAQPPKISETMVSRERFDQVRVANLRLKEKDRDMDLKRYFLKQTKNELARELKTLKGESSQARKRVRTEKDGKAVVAPTEDPQKVIEKAIKEEKEKLRREYQEDLKAHKLRLEKETKSPPDLLDGVSIALYIETLLFVFEPTRLRGLL; this comes from the exons ATGGATAACAACGTGACCGTCAATCAAGGAGCTACAAGGCGCACACACACTTATACTTTCCATCGCGAGGGTATGGTTCAATTGGGACAATTGGGTGAATTGGTCACTGGTCATAATGAAACAGTGTTCAGTGACAACTATGGCAACATATTATCTCTTCTGTACTCGCGTGTCGACGAATGGGCCTTatctactcttcttcagttctacGACCCAGATATCCGTTGTTTCACATTTTCAGATTATCAGCTAGCTCCCACTCTCGAAGAGTACTCTTGCCTCCTcaacatcaagattcaacacagagTGCCTTTTGTTTGTGTCCCAGAGAAACCTAGGTTGGATTacattgccaacgctctttatttgagcttggGGGATGTTCATGATAACTGGAAGAAGAATGGTGATACACATGGCTTCTACATGAGTTTCCTGGTTGAAAAAGCTCAAGAATTTGCCGACAAAGGAATATGGGAGGCTTTCAATGCTATTTTGGCCGCTCTAATCTATGGAATTGTGATGTTTCCcaacattcacaagttcgttgaCTTGGCTGCTATATGTCTTTTTATGGACAAGAATCCAATACCCACCCTATTGGCTGACACATATTATTCTATTCACTCTCGACATGGTAAAAGGGGGGCTATTCGAGGTTGCTTGCCGCTGTTATATAAATGGTTCAAATCTCATTTGCCTGCTAGTGGTCCGTTTGTTACCTCCACTCAGAAATGGTCTCAGAGAATCATGGGACTTACTGCAAACGATATCGTATGGTATCAATTCCGAACAGGCATATCTGAAGTCATTATTAGGTGCGGAAACTTTGGTAACGTCCCGCTCATTGGGACAAAAGGATGTATTAACTACAACCCAATTCTAGCTCTTCGTCAGTTGGGTTATACCATGAAGAGTGGGCCTTCGGATAGGGAGATTTACCAATCCGTGTACTTTGAGAGGGGAGCTGACCCTGTAGCGCTTGAGGAAATCAGGAAAGCCTGGAATAACATTCATATAGGTGAGAGATCCACTCTGGGAGCCAAGAATGCCATTGCTATGGAGCCCTATACCGATTGGGTTAAGGAGAGAGTCAAGACACTTCTGTTACCATTCCCGAGGGTCCCTCTCTTGTATGCACAACCTCCGAAGATATCAGAAACTATGGTATCAAGAGAACGTTTTGACCAGGTCCGCGTCGCCAATTTGAGACTGAAAGAGAAAGATAGGGATATGGATTTGAAGCGCTATTTCCTTAAACAGACAAAGAATGAACTGGCCCGTGAACTTAAAACTCTCAAAGGAGAGTCTTCTCAAGCCAGGAAGAGGGTTAGAACTGAAAAGGACGGAAAAGCTGTTGTCGCTCCTACTGAAGATCCTCAAAAGGTTATAGAAAAGGCTataaaggaagaaaaagagaagCTCAGACGAGAGTATCAAGAAGACCTGAAAGCCCACAAGCTCCGACTGGAGAAAGAAACCAA ATCACCACCAgatttgttggatggggtctctattgctctttatattgaaACATTGTTATTTGTGTTTGAACCTACTCGCCTTAGGGGGCtattatga